Proteins co-encoded in one Populus trichocarpa isolate Nisqually-1 chromosome 10, P.trichocarpa_v4.1, whole genome shotgun sequence genomic window:
- the LOC7474419 gene encoding LOB domain-containing protein 21, translating to MRNHEPRASSSCAACKFLKRRCTPNCIFAPYFRSDEPKKFAKVHKVFGASNVSKILIEVPEEQREDTVNSLAYEAEARLRDPVYGCIGAIALLQRKMVELQVDLAIARARLARYAANSPPLLNDHGSMIPTFAEFPACGGLVDSFSQNSSDTMNDFSQFPYIF from the coding sequence ATGAGGAACCACGAGCCTCGTGCAAGCTCTTCATGTGCAGCTTGTAAGTTTCTGAAAAGAAGATGCACTCCTAATTGCATATTTGCTCCATATTTTCGCTCAGATGAGCCTAAGAAGTTTGCCAAAGTACACAAGGTTTTTGGTGCAAGCAATGTGAGCAAGATCTTGATTGAAGTGCCTGAAGAGCAACGTGAAGACACGGTGAATTCTCTTGCTTATGAAGCTGAGGCAAGGCTCAGAGATCCTGTCTATGGTTGCATTGGTGCTATAGCTTTGTTGCAAAGAAAGATGGTTGAGCTGCAGGTTGATCTTGCCATTGCTAGAGCTCGTCTAGCTCGCTACGCTGCCAATTCTCCTCCTCTCTTGAATGATCATGGTAGCATGATACCAACTTTCGCTGAATTTCCTGCTTGTGGTGGATTGGTTGACAGTTTTAGCCAGAATTCATCCGATACCATGAATGATTTCAGCCAATtcccatatatattttaa